One window of Micromonas commoda chromosome 1, complete sequence genomic DNA carries:
- a CDS encoding predicted protein produces the protein MQHLKVNICHRTPTVLCPSDYSVHPIQALCFVRPIEENITIIIDYMKRQTFGGYYILISHHFFSAVSKVFSHIVKETLLQRLAERDEKDAIFLVQERGVFLKEVALHV, from the exons ATGCAGCACCTGAAGGTAAACATTTGCCATAGAACACCCACAGTGTTGTGTCCATCTGATTACTCTGTCCACCCAATCCAGGCGCTCTGTTTCGTGAGACCAATCGAGGAAAACATAACAATAATCATCGACTATATGAAACGGCAAACGTTTGGTGGATACTACATTT TAATTTCGCACCATTTTTTTTCGGCCGTTTCCAAAGTCTTTTCCCATATTGTCAAAGAAACACTTTTACAGCGGCTCGCTGAGAGAGACGAGAAAGATGCAATTTTTCTGGTTCAGGAGCGTGGTGTTTTCTTGAAAGAAGTCGCGTTGCATGTTTGA
- a CDS encoding predicted protein, whose protein sequence is MTLDLPLVIHEYVRKMLRDASVGMKAFLLDEFTVGLTVVMMYLFLTFPFRR, encoded by the coding sequence ATGACGCTAGACCTCCCCCTCGTCATTCACGAGTACGTCAGGAAGATGCTGCGCGATGCTTCTGTCGGTATGAAAGCATTTCTGCTGGACGAGTTCACGGTTGGTCTAACTGTTGTGATGATGTATTTGTTCCTAACGTTTCCTTTCCGCAGATGA
- the HEME3 gene encoding uroporphyrinogen decarboxylase chloroplast precursor (ChloroP and targeT predict 15aa cTP) encodes MFSYPIQGRSTRIPRAGAVKKRVPIVSGSSSDPLLLRVARGEQADRPPVWLMRQAGRYMSEFREYSNKYGFRHRSETPDIAIELSLQPWRAFKPDGVIMFSDILTPLPAIGVEFDVVKGKGPVISNPVRTTEDLNRLKCLDDPDLSLPFIREILSSLRSEVDGKSTLLGFIGTPWTLAAYSIEGRSDRHLLITKQIMNQNPEFLHQYLAHLADVLIVYVCHQIDCGAQVVQLFDSWAHHLSPQQFAEFSLPYSERVIAAVKAKYPDVPLILHANGGVGKLEIMTASTADVIGLDWSTDMADARRIFGPDRVLQGNMDPMYLFADEGRIRREVAQNIAAAGSGKHILNVGHGVVQGTPEANVGIFCDAARKAAYTSIHANTQDHEGVQSEAR; translated from the exons ATGTTCAGCTATCCAATTCAGGGTCGGAGCACGCGTATTCCCAGAGCTGGAGCTGTAAAAAAGAGGGTCCCGATAGTTTCGGGTTCTTCAAGTGACCCTCTTTTGCTACGCGTTGCCCGTGGAGAACAAGCCGACCGGCCGCCTGTTTGGTTGATGCGCCAGGCTGGAAGATACATGTCGGAGTTCCGAGAATACTCCAACAAGTACGGATTTCGACACCGTTCAGAGACTCCTGACATCGCAATCGAACTCTCTCTGCAGCCCTGGCGCGCTTTTAAACCTGACGGCGTGATCATGTTTAGCGACATCCTTACTCCGCTACCTGCCATAGGTGTCGAATTTGATGTTGTAAAG GGTAAAGGGCCAGTCATTTCAAACCCAGTACGAACTACAGAAGATTTAAATCGTCTCAAATGCTTAGATGATCCGGATCTCTCACTTCCCTTTATTCGGGAAATTCTTAGTAGCTTGCGATCCGAAGTAGACGGAAAATCTACCCTTCTGGGGTTTATTGGCACTCCGTGGACTCTCGCGGCCTATTCGATTGAAGGTCGATCTGACAGGCATCTTCTCATCACCAAGCAAATCATGAATCAAAATCCGGAATTCCTGCATCAATATCTTGCACACCTGGCCGATGTCTTAATCGTGTATGTGTGTCACCAGATCGATTGTGGTGCTCAAGTCGTGCAACTATTTGACAGTTGGGCACACCATCTTTCTCCACAACAGTTTGCAGAATTTTCGTTGCCATATTCTGAACGAGTGATTGCTGCAGTGAAAGCCAAATATCCCGACGTGCCCCTTATCTTACATGCAAACGGAGGCGTTGGGAAACTTGAGATCATGACAGCGAGCACTGCTGATGTTATTGGATTGGATTGGAGCACAGATATGGCAGACGCGCGGAGGATATTTGGACCAGATCGTGTACTGCAAGGCAACATGGATCCGATGTACCTGTTCGCCGATGAAGGACGAATACGAAGAGAGGTCGCCCAAAACATAGCCGCGGCAGGGAGTGGAAAACACATCCTCAATGTTGGCCATGGAGTTGTGCAAGGAACCCCCGAAGCGAACGTAGGAATATTTTGTGATGCAGCAAGAAAGGCAGCATACACGAGCATTCATGCAAACACTCAGGACCACGAAGGTGTTCAAAGCGAGGCCCGCTAG